A stretch of the Sulfurospirillum sp. UCH001 genome encodes the following:
- a CDS encoding adenylosuccinate synthase encodes MKADMIVGIQWGDEGKGKIVDLLAQDYDVVCRYQGGHNAGHTIWVDGVRYALHLIPSGILNPKALNVIGNGVVVSPEALIKEMAQFDKLEGRLFVSDKAHMILNHHILIDQAKEKLRGAKAIGTTGRGIGPSYGSKIERSGHRLGELRDTTKLATALVEFYTENSALFNALGIVTPDFETLKKELDGYAKVLLPFLTDTTHMVWRCLDENKKVLLEGAQGTMLDIDHGTYPFVTSSNTISAGACVGLGLNPKDIGKVTGIVKAYCTRVGNGPFPTEDFGTEGDQLRDKGHEYGTSTGRARRCGWFDAVACRYASRINGCDDLSIMKLDVLDGFETIKVCVAYELNGQRIETLPEDLENVKPIYEELPGWESVVGCRKFEDLPETAKAYLKRLEVLTGTKIGLVSTSPDRNDTIIL; translated from the coding sequence ATGAAAGCTGATATGATCGTAGGAATTCAATGGGGTGATGAGGGAAAAGGCAAAATTGTAGATCTTCTCGCGCAAGATTATGATGTTGTATGCCGTTACCAAGGTGGACATAACGCAGGACATACCATTTGGGTTGATGGTGTTCGTTACGCGCTTCACTTGATTCCTTCTGGAATTTTAAATCCAAAAGCACTCAATGTTATCGGCAATGGTGTTGTTGTTTCACCAGAAGCGCTTATCAAAGAGATGGCACAGTTTGATAAACTCGAAGGTCGCTTGTTTGTAAGTGATAAAGCACATATGATTTTAAATCATCACATTTTAATTGACCAAGCGAAAGAAAAACTACGAGGTGCTAAAGCCATTGGTACTACAGGTCGCGGTATTGGACCAAGTTATGGTAGCAAAATTGAACGTAGTGGACATCGTTTGGGTGAGCTTCGAGATACTACAAAATTAGCGACAGCTTTGGTTGAATTTTATACTGAAAATAGCGCGCTCTTTAATGCACTAGGTATTGTGACACCAGATTTTGAAACGCTCAAAAAAGAATTAGATGGTTATGCAAAAGTCCTTCTTCCATTTTTGACAGACACAACGCATATGGTGTGGAGATGTTTGGATGAAAATAAAAAAGTACTTCTAGAGGGTGCTCAAGGTACAATGCTTGATATCGACCATGGAACCTATCCATTTGTAACTAGTTCGAATACCATTAGTGCGGGTGCATGTGTTGGTTTAGGACTTAATCCAAAAGATATCGGTAAAGTAACAGGTATCGTCAAAGCATACTGTACTCGCGTAGGAAATGGACCATTCCCGACAGAAGATTTTGGAACTGAAGGCGATCAGCTTCGAGATAAAGGCCATGAATATGGCACATCTACAGGCCGTGCACGCCGTTGTGGTTGGTTTGATGCGGTTGCATGTCGTTATGCAAGTCGTATCAATGGGTGTGATGATCTTTCTATCATGAAATTGGATGTTCTTGATGGTTTTGAGACAATTAAAGTGTGTGTGGCTTACGAGCTCAATGGCCAAAGAATTGAAACATTACCTGAAGATTTAGAGAACGTTAAACCAATCTATGAAGAACTACCAGGTTGGGAGAGCGTTGTAGGTTGTCGTAAATTTGAAGACCTGCCAGAAACAGCTAAAGCATATCTCAAACGCCTTGAGGTGTTAACAGGAACGAAAATAGGTTTAGTATCAACAAGCCCTGATAGGAACGATACAATTATTTTATAA
- a CDS encoding ATP phosphoribosyltransferase regulatory subunit, with protein MIYEHEIPTGSKLYFGESAKLKRKLENVASELFYDAGFEEIVTPFFSYHQHQSIDEKELLRFSDEQNHIVSLRADSTMDVVRLSTKRVGRSTNHSKWFYIQPVFRYPSHEVHQIGAELIGEENLSLSIATSLSIFEKFSLKPLLHISNINIPKILSEMLNLDLKIFEKGELQKLLALDIPWLTKLTCLQTLQELDAVIEEVPEVLKIELQKLKALSAHITYDNVVFAPLYYVKMRYYNALFFRFIHKNFTLGSGGSYDCEGIGSSGFGLYTDDLIEILIKRDGQ; from the coding sequence ATGATTTATGAGCACGAGATACCCACAGGGAGCAAGCTTTATTTTGGAGAGAGTGCCAAATTAAAGCGTAAGCTTGAAAATGTGGCAAGTGAACTCTTTTATGATGCAGGTTTTGAAGAGATTGTAACACCTTTTTTCTCTTATCATCAACACCAAAGTATTGATGAAAAAGAGTTGTTGCGTTTTTCAGATGAGCAAAACCATATTGTCTCTCTAAGAGCTGATAGTACGATGGACGTAGTACGTTTAAGCACGAAACGTGTAGGCCGTAGTACAAATCATTCTAAATGGTTTTATATTCAGCCTGTTTTTCGCTATCCTAGTCATGAAGTGCACCAAATCGGTGCAGAATTGATTGGTGAAGAGAATTTGAGTTTGAGCATTGCAACAAGTTTGTCTATTTTTGAAAAATTTTCACTCAAACCATTGTTGCATATAAGCAATATCAATATCCCTAAAATTCTCTCTGAGATGTTAAATTTAGACCTCAAAATCTTTGAGAAGGGAGAGCTTCAAAAGCTATTGGCACTTGATATTCCTTGGCTTACGAAGTTGACATGTTTACAAACACTTCAAGAACTTGATGCGGTCATAGAAGAAGTGCCTGAGGTTCTTAAAATTGAACTTCAAAAACTCAAAGCACTCTCTGCTCATATCACATACGATAATGTCGTTTTCGCACCACTGTATTATGTCAAAATGCGTTATTACAATGCACTATTTTTTAGATTTATTCATAAAAATTTTACATTGGGCTCGGGTGGAAGTTATGACTGCGAGGGCATAGGCTCAAGTGGTTTTGGTCTTTATACAGATGATTTAATCGAAATATTAATTAAAAGAGATGGACAATAA